In Pseudoalteromonas piratica, the following proteins share a genomic window:
- a CDS encoding alpha/beta hydrolase family protein — MLARVSANTQDGYQVPSKAIADVVDAKLAPSSRLSPNNQWMAFFERQRIASLKDLSKAELKLAGITLNAKNFSRSRPRSKYLSIEIKHLTSGKTVSVKGLADGRILSPSWSPDSEHIAFIIEQTAQSYLYLFNVATQQLTRSDIALNAVITSKPYRWLPNSDGLLVNLAVNISKQAPSAKTAPITPVISETSGQKAPVRTYQNLLQTPLDKALFEFYGLGQLARVSLEGKVTLLTIPSIIKSFKPSPNSEYILVGEITTPFSYLVPYSRFASKWQVLSISGEVVTHVANQKLAEDIAQGFDSVRTGKRRISWRADKPATLVWVEAQDGGSMKEDVPIHDHLFTWKAPFKSDAKLFAKVERRFAGIQWANDKVAILSDWRFSDRQVRMQIINPKNPDGPRVLFNERSYNDAYSDPGDFVLVTNKFGTRTIKVVGERYMMLTGIGASDKGNIPFLDRFDIKTGSSTRIWQSEAPYYERVKAVLDDSGEKLVTLRESKTEQPNFYLRDVKHNKLNKFTDFLHPYPQFKDIKKEKISYKRDDGVTLSGTLYLPANYNGSKLPVLMWAYPLEYKDKSVASQVRDSPYEFTYIGYWGPMPYLANGIAVFDDPTMPIVGIDGKEPNDTFRKQLVSSAEAAVNALVEKGIADKSRIAIAGHSYGAFMVANLLAHSDLFKTGIARSGAYNRTLTPFGFQGEERDFWQGQDVYSAMSPFFHAEKINEPMLMIHGKQDPNSGTYPMQSERMYNALKGLGKEARLVILPYEGHGYRARESILHVLWEQEEWLKKTLLSND; from the coding sequence ATGCTGGCTCGTGTGAGTGCGAACACCCAAGATGGTTATCAGGTCCCAAGTAAAGCAATTGCCGATGTAGTTGATGCAAAGCTTGCTCCCTCATCTCGTTTATCACCCAACAATCAGTGGATGGCTTTTTTTGAACGTCAACGTATCGCAAGTCTTAAAGACCTGAGTAAAGCTGAATTAAAACTTGCAGGTATTACGCTCAATGCTAAAAACTTCAGTCGTTCGCGCCCTAGGTCAAAATACCTGTCTATCGAAATTAAACATTTAACATCTGGCAAAACTGTTTCTGTAAAGGGGCTAGCAGACGGGCGAATTCTTTCACCTTCGTGGTCTCCAGATAGCGAACATATTGCATTTATAATTGAGCAAACAGCACAGTCATATTTATATTTGTTCAATGTTGCAACACAACAGCTAACAAGAAGTGATATTGCACTTAATGCAGTGATTACGTCAAAGCCTTATCGCTGGTTACCTAATAGTGATGGTTTACTTGTTAACCTTGCTGTAAACATCAGTAAACAAGCTCCCAGTGCTAAAACTGCACCCATTACACCGGTTATTTCAGAGACAAGTGGACAAAAAGCGCCTGTTCGCACCTATCAAAACTTATTACAAACACCGCTTGATAAAGCATTATTTGAATTTTATGGCTTAGGTCAGCTTGCTAGGGTATCGCTTGAAGGTAAAGTAACACTGTTAACAATACCAAGCATTATTAAATCGTTTAAACCATCACCAAACAGCGAATACATTTTAGTTGGTGAGATTACAACACCCTTTTCGTATTTAGTGCCTTACTCACGTTTTGCAAGCAAGTGGCAAGTTTTGTCAATCTCAGGTGAGGTGGTAACACATGTGGCAAACCAAAAATTAGCGGAGGATATAGCACAAGGCTTTGATAGTGTAAGGACAGGCAAACGGAGAATATCTTGGCGAGCGGATAAACCTGCAACTTTAGTTTGGGTGGAGGCTCAAGATGGTGGTTCTATGAAAGAAGACGTACCAATTCATGATCATCTCTTTACCTGGAAGGCACCATTTAAAAGTGATGCAAAGTTATTTGCCAAAGTTGAGCGACGTTTTGCAGGTATTCAATGGGCAAATGACAAGGTTGCTATTTTAAGTGATTGGCGTTTCAGTGACAGACAAGTACGCATGCAAATTATTAATCCTAAAAACCCAGATGGACCTAGAGTGCTATTTAATGAACGTTCATACAATGATGCCTATAGCGATCCTGGGGATTTTGTTTTGGTCACAAATAAATTTGGTACGCGAACAATTAAAGTAGTTGGCGAACGTTATATGATGCTTACAGGTATTGGTGCATCTGATAAAGGCAATATTCCATTTTTAGACCGGTTTGATATTAAAACGGGATCGTCAACACGGATTTGGCAAAGTGAGGCACCGTATTATGAACGCGTAAAAGCAGTGCTTGATGACAGTGGCGAAAAATTAGTGACATTACGCGAATCAAAAACGGAACAACCAAATTTTTATTTACGTGATGTCAAACACAACAAATTGAACAAATTCACCGACTTTTTGCATCCTTACCCGCAATTTAAAGACATTAAAAAAGAGAAAATAAGCTATAAACGTGACGATGGGGTGACTTTAAGTGGTACGCTTTATTTACCTGCAAATTACAATGGTAGTAAATTGCCAGTGTTGATGTGGGCTTACCCTCTCGAATACAAAGATAAATCGGTTGCATCTCAAGTGCGCGATTCTCCCTATGAGTTTACCTATATCGGATATTGGGGCCCAATGCCTTATTTAGCAAATGGCATTGCGGTTTTTGATGATCCTACTATGCCGATAGTTGGCATTGATGGTAAGGAACCAAACGATACATTTAGAAAGCAATTGGTAAGTAGCGCTGAGGCTGCGGTGAATGCATTAGTTGAGAAAGGAATTGCAGATAAGTCACGAATTGCTATTGCAGGTCATTCCTATGGCGCATTTATGGTTGCTAACCTGCTTGCGCACAGCGATCTATTTAAAACGGGAATCGCCCGAAGTGGGGCTTATAATCGCACGTTAACGCCATTTGGATTTCAAGGTGAAGAGCGGGATTTTTGGCAAGGTCAAGATGTCTACAGCGCAATGTCCCCCTTTTTCCACGCTGAAAAAATAAATGAACCGATGTTAATGATCCATGGCAAGCAAGACCCTAATTCAGGCACTTACCCAATGCAATCAGAGCGGATGTACAACGCATTGAAAGGGCTTGGTAAAGAGGCAAGGTTGGTGATCCTACCATACGAAGGTCATGGCTACCGCGCACGTGAGAGTATTTTACATGTGCTATGGGAGCAAGAAGAGTGGCTTAAGAAAACTTTATTAAGTAACGATTAA
- a CDS encoding substrate-binding periplasmic protein yields MLLCYFPFSSKADGTPIITIFTEQFPPYNYLEEDRIVGINHDIVKRACEIANLRCEFKLYPWQRAMASAQGKRFAGLISTSRLPEREVHFQWVGPLVSSPACFYKLATRDDIHIFDQQQLKKFTVGLHKGDVYEDILQSWGLEENKHYINYSEKFGEILAFKRGKLDLFIASANTIQFHIDNKRLQTNEVKPVYLIKDERLLGNYLALNNALPPSMTSKLQHAIDHMKQNGEIKTIKKQYIPTAESTIAESELTLEKRCLH; encoded by the coding sequence ATGTTGCTTTGTTACTTTCCATTCAGCTCAAAAGCGGATGGCACACCAATTATTACCATTTTTACCGAACAGTTTCCGCCTTACAATTATCTGGAAGAAGATCGCATTGTTGGTATCAACCATGACATCGTTAAACGAGCTTGCGAAATCGCCAATTTACGTTGTGAATTTAAATTATACCCGTGGCAAAGAGCAATGGCCTCTGCGCAAGGCAAGCGTTTTGCGGGACTAATATCAACATCGCGTCTACCTGAACGTGAAGTTCACTTTCAATGGGTTGGCCCATTAGTATCCAGTCCCGCTTGTTTCTATAAACTGGCTACGCGAGATGATATCCATATTTTTGATCAGCAACAGCTTAAAAAGTTTACAGTGGGTTTACATAAAGGCGATGTTTACGAAGATATTTTGCAAAGTTGGGGGCTGGAGGAAAATAAGCATTATATCAATTACTCCGAAAAATTTGGCGAAATTCTGGCGTTTAAACGTGGTAAATTGGATTTGTTTATTGCCTCAGCAAACACAATACAATTCCATATCGATAATAAACGACTACAAACTAACGAAGTTAAACCTGTTTATTTAATTAAAGATGAAAGGTTATTAGGCAATTACTTAGCACTCAATAATGCGTTACCACCATCAATGACAAGCAAGTTACAACACGCCATAGATCATATGAAGCAAAATGGCGAAATCAAAACAATAAAAAAACAGTATATACCAACTGCAGAGAGTACAATTGCCGAATCGGAGCTAACCCTAGAGAAACGGTGTTTACATTAA
- a CDS encoding TonB-dependent receptor, translating into MALSNKSKLSLAISNALIVASMSSSLAYASQENNTAQQSDVEVIQVRGIRGSLVKSLNTKRFSGSVVDAISAEDIGKFPDQNVAESLQRITGVSISRNFGEGERVSIRGTSESQNRTLLNGQAVGSVDWWTNSPASRGFNYTMLPSEIVSGLEVYKSPEADIDEGSIGGTVIVRTRKPLDLEANKIAGSVLAQHSEVSGKTDPQLSGMYSWKNDKETVGALVSVVRQQRNLRRDGIESWSWTHRDIEMEDGTIHENVYSSGGGGSAMFSQERIRTGFNASLQFRPSDALDITFNALNSTLEANNENQNFLWLPGYGGSKYQDVTIIDHDKVGKMLIAGTLGLSPDGSNILDETKVRNSELKTQSYDLKADHQGELWQTSVHLGYTKGSGGSHADRSVGWGGNVVHSYDASSTQDIKTSYANDPADGSKWALDFLRYDQNNAKDDEHYLQLDFSRPVDVAVFSNIKFGAKYRDHSRYNEKRQTATRTDLNWSLADYSLTMPSDYLSGLGSSGTLKNYAITDSNKVRREGDALGWDYNLLKASTFEVNEKIVASYIKADIDADSLRGNLGLRLVQTNQDTGAYVGENWQTQSKDYFDVLPSLNLAIDLDDDVIMRLAAARVMSRPDYNSMTPSTSYNLETKTGTGGNPDIDPYRANQFDVSVEWYFDEASLFSAAVFHKDIQSFLDSQLTLETHEGTDILVNRPVNGRSGTIQGLELAVQHDIYQGLGVMANYTYVDGEAKGPDGEDITIPGNSKHTINLSAYYENEHVNGRISYNYRTGYDTGLGWPGYVDDYGQIDANINYNLTENITLVLEAINLTDEHTFSYQEKGVEHALTGVYADGRRYVAGVRFNF; encoded by the coding sequence ATGGCTTTATCTAACAAATCGAAATTAAGTTTGGCAATTAGCAATGCATTAATTGTGGCAAGTATGTCGAGCTCTTTGGCTTATGCATCACAAGAAAACAATACAGCACAACAAAGCGATGTTGAAGTAATTCAGGTGAGAGGAATCCGAGGTAGCTTAGTTAAATCATTAAATACAAAACGCTTCTCAGGTTCAGTTGTTGATGCAATATCGGCAGAAGATATCGGTAAATTTCCCGATCAAAATGTCGCTGAATCACTACAACGTATCACAGGTGTGTCAATTTCTCGTAATTTTGGTGAAGGCGAACGTGTCAGTATTCGTGGTACATCTGAAAGCCAAAATAGAACATTATTAAATGGTCAAGCGGTTGGGTCTGTTGATTGGTGGACAAACTCCCCTGCTAGTCGTGGTTTTAACTACACTATGTTACCGTCAGAAATTGTCTCTGGCTTAGAAGTGTATAAATCACCTGAAGCAGATATTGATGAAGGTTCAATTGGTGGTACTGTTATCGTCAGAACCCGTAAACCTCTTGACTTAGAGGCCAATAAAATCGCAGGAAGCGTTTTGGCCCAACACAGCGAAGTATCGGGTAAAACTGACCCACAACTCAGTGGTATGTATTCGTGGAAAAACGACAAAGAAACAGTTGGAGCATTAGTTTCTGTTGTTCGCCAGCAACGCAACTTACGCCGCGACGGTATTGAATCTTGGAGTTGGACACACCGTGATATTGAAATGGAAGACGGTACTATTCATGAGAATGTGTATAGTTCAGGTGGTGGTGGCTCAGCCATGTTTTCACAAGAGCGTATCAGAACGGGTTTTAACGCGTCACTACAATTTCGTCCATCAGATGCATTAGATATTACCTTTAACGCGCTTAATTCTACACTTGAAGCAAATAACGAAAACCAAAACTTTCTCTGGTTACCAGGGTATGGCGGTTCTAAATACCAAGATGTGACGATTATCGACCACGACAAAGTTGGTAAAATGCTTATTGCCGGTACATTAGGCTTATCTCCTGACGGAAGTAATATTCTTGATGAGACAAAAGTACGTAATTCTGAACTAAAGACACAATCGTACGATCTCAAGGCAGATCATCAAGGGGAACTTTGGCAAACATCTGTTCATCTTGGTTATACCAAAGGTTCAGGGGGTTCACACGCTGACCGAAGTGTTGGTTGGGGTGGCAACGTTGTTCATTCTTACGATGCCTCAAGTACACAAGATATTAAAACCAGCTACGCTAATGATCCTGCTGATGGTAGCAAATGGGCACTAGATTTCCTCCGTTATGATCAAAACAATGCCAAAGACGATGAACACTATTTACAACTTGATTTTTCAAGACCAGTGGATGTTGCTGTATTCAGTAATATTAAATTCGGTGCTAAATATCGTGACCACAGCCGTTACAATGAAAAAAGACAAACTGCTACTCGTACTGATCTGAATTGGTCTTTGGCTGATTATTCTCTTACTATGCCATCTGATTATTTATCTGGCTTAGGCTCTTCCGGTACCCTTAAAAACTATGCAATTACTGACTCCAATAAAGTAAGACGCGAAGGTGACGCGCTTGGTTGGGATTACAACTTATTAAAAGCCAGTACTTTTGAAGTAAACGAAAAAATAGTTGCAAGTTATATTAAAGCAGATATTGATGCCGATAGTTTGCGCGGTAATTTAGGTCTACGTTTAGTGCAAACCAACCAAGATACAGGTGCGTATGTCGGTGAAAATTGGCAAACACAATCAAAAGATTATTTTGATGTGCTACCCAGTTTAAACCTTGCGATTGATTTAGATGATGATGTAATTATGCGCTTAGCCGCTGCCCGAGTCATGTCTCGTCCAGATTATAACTCTATGACGCCATCAACATCTTATAATTTAGAAACCAAAACGGGCACAGGCGGCAACCCAGATATCGACCCTTACCGTGCTAACCAATTTGATGTCAGCGTTGAATGGTATTTTGATGAGGCAAGCTTATTTTCTGCTGCAGTGTTTCATAAAGATATTCAATCTTTCTTAGATTCGCAGCTAACTTTAGAAACCCATGAAGGAACGGATATCCTGGTTAACCGCCCTGTAAATGGACGAAGCGGTACTATCCAAGGACTTGAACTTGCTGTTCAGCATGATATTTATCAAGGGCTTGGTGTTATGGCTAACTACACTTACGTAGATGGAGAGGCAAAAGGACCTGACGGTGAAGACATTACTATTCCAGGTAACTCTAAACATACAATCAACCTAAGTGCTTACTATGAGAATGAACATGTTAATGGTCGTATTTCTTATAACTATCGAACAGGTTATGACACTGGTTTAGGTTGGCCAGGTTATGTTGATGATTATGGTCAAATAGATGCCAATATTAACTACAATCTGACAGAAAATATCACCCTTGTTTTAGAAGCGATTAACTTGACCGACGAACACACTTTTAGTTACCAAGAAAAAGGTGTAGAACATGCTTTAACAGGTGTTTACGCTGATGGTAGACGTTATGTCGCAGGTGTCCGTTTCAATTTTTAA
- a CDS encoding glycosyltransferase codes for MKVLVIGYVWPEPKSSAAGSHILSIMHAFRNQGWQVEFASAAQKTQHMFDLESGGFSSAEITLNCDSFNDYIQQLNPDIVMFDRFMIEEQFGWRVDAFCPNALKILDTEDLQSVRNARHLAHKANRKIQAEDWSSDLAKREIAAILRCDLSLIISDFEMQLLIKQYKLDEALLHHLPFMLEPNKLETNPDYQSRQHFVTIGNFRHAPNWDSVLYLQQLWPHIRKRLPQAELHIYGSYPPPKATALTNPKQGFLVKGWCDDAYKVIKSARVLLSPLRFGAGIKGKFLDAMACETPSLTTDIGIEGMFNEAHWPGLVANSDESIISSAVELYQNESLWHEKSSLCHPSIKAKFDQSTLSSELLARIELIQSQLSQHRLNNFIGAMLKHHSHASTKYMSQWITEKNKKN; via the coding sequence GTGAAAGTTCTTGTAATTGGTTATGTTTGGCCTGAACCTAAATCATCTGCCGCAGGCAGTCATATATTGTCAATTATGCACGCTTTTCGTAATCAGGGTTGGCAAGTCGAATTTGCATCAGCAGCACAAAAAACACAACATATGTTTGATTTAGAAAGTGGCGGTTTTTCAAGTGCAGAAATCACACTAAATTGTGATAGTTTCAATGACTACATTCAACAACTTAATCCAGACATTGTGATGTTTGACCGTTTTATGATTGAAGAGCAATTTGGCTGGCGGGTTGACGCTTTTTGTCCTAATGCATTAAAAATTCTTGATACTGAGGATTTACAAAGTGTTCGTAATGCGCGCCATTTAGCGCATAAAGCAAATAGAAAAATCCAAGCTGAAGACTGGTCAAGTGATCTCGCTAAACGTGAGATTGCCGCAATTTTAAGATGTGATCTTTCATTGATCATTTCAGATTTTGAAATGCAATTATTGATAAAGCAATACAAGTTAGATGAAGCGTTATTGCACCACCTGCCCTTTATGCTAGAACCAAATAAATTAGAAACTAATCCAGATTACCAATCGCGCCAACATTTCGTCACAATCGGCAATTTTAGGCATGCGCCAAATTGGGATAGCGTTCTTTACTTACAACAATTATGGCCCCATATTCGTAAACGCTTACCACAAGCAGAATTACATATTTATGGCTCTTACCCGCCACCTAAAGCAACAGCATTGACTAACCCTAAACAAGGCTTTTTAGTAAAAGGCTGGTGTGATGATGCGTATAAGGTTATAAAAAGTGCCAGAGTATTATTAAGCCCTTTACGTTTTGGAGCAGGCATAAAAGGCAAGTTTTTAGATGCAATGGCCTGTGAAACACCGTCTTTAACTACAGATATTGGCATTGAAGGTATGTTCAACGAAGCGCATTGGCCCGGTTTGGTCGCCAACTCTGACGAGTCTATAATTAGCTCTGCCGTTGAACTCTATCAGAATGAATCTTTGTGGCATGAAAAGTCATCACTTTGCCACCCATCGATTAAGGCAAAGTTTGACCAATCGACACTGTCCAGTGAATTGTTAGCGCGGATTGAGCTTATTCAATCCCAATTATCACAACACAGGTTGAACAATTTTATCGGTGCCATGCTTAAACACCATAGCCACGCGAGTACCAAATATATGTCACAATGGATTACAGAGAAAAATAAAAAGAATTAA
- a CDS encoding methyl-accepting chemotaxis protein, with the protein MILKQKLLLSFITLALLPIVIITIIAISISNSALEKQAFNQLTSIKNIKATEIQNYFEQSQADLSLIASSWTNFGEVTNAQLAATKHAYFERFITTNQYYDLFLINLNGDIFYTVTKEADYKTNLLNGPYKESGLGKLFSQTLVQPQFNIVDFEPYAPSNNDPAAFIAQPLIQNGEVKGVIALQLSIKKINKLMQQRDGMGETGESYIVGSDKRLRSDSFLDPIGRSVQASFAGTIEQNGVDTLAVQQGLMGISSTQIIQDYNDNAVLSAFMPINFANLNWVLISEIDVAEAFAATDRMKSSILIVSLLTLIVVCISALKITRSILLPIGGEPKTMHQLAMRIADGDLTYDFRDNDNAQGLFKSMKQMNQSLLRVISSIISSSSQLSHTVEQTSATSLQAKASLAEQHLNIETVSSSMHEMAMTIEEVANNAKDSSEQTQLAKIKSTQANDDINAALVATEELKAALASANHVIKQVEKKSLGINSVLEVIQGITEQTNLLALNAAIEAARAGEQGRGFAVVADEVRQLAFKTQQSTANIETMIKELQSDTQSAVTTIEQSSEHANTTLNKAKSCEQTMLTVLNDMELITLNSETIATAASQQSIAAEEINQSIIAINNAALENATGAEQIATASEELKALTQSLNRLSAQFKLA; encoded by the coding sequence ATGATTTTAAAACAAAAACTATTGCTTTCATTTATAACCTTAGCACTATTGCCTATTGTCATTATTACAATAATTGCAATTTCTATTTCAAATAGCGCGCTTGAAAAACAAGCTTTTAATCAATTAACGTCAATAAAAAATATCAAAGCTACTGAAATTCAGAATTATTTTGAACAAAGTCAAGCCGACTTATCGTTAATAGCCTCGTCTTGGACAAACTTTGGAGAGGTAACCAATGCTCAACTTGCTGCCACCAAACACGCTTATTTCGAGCGTTTTATCACTACAAATCAATATTACGATTTATTTTTAATTAACTTAAACGGTGACATTTTTTATACGGTAACAAAAGAGGCCGATTACAAGACAAATTTACTAAACGGGCCATATAAAGAATCTGGTTTAGGTAAGTTATTTTCTCAAACACTTGTCCAACCACAATTTAACATCGTTGATTTCGAACCTTACGCCCCAAGTAATAACGATCCAGCCGCATTTATAGCACAACCTCTAATTCAAAATGGAGAAGTGAAAGGCGTTATTGCACTACAACTCTCAATCAAGAAAATTAATAAATTAATGCAACAACGCGATGGCATGGGTGAAACAGGCGAATCATATATTGTGGGTTCAGATAAACGACTTCGTTCAGATTCGTTTCTTGATCCTATCGGCCGTTCAGTACAAGCAAGCTTTGCAGGCACCATTGAACAAAATGGCGTTGATACATTAGCTGTGCAACAAGGACTTATGGGCATAAGTAGCACGCAAATAATACAAGATTACAATGACAACGCTGTCCTATCTGCTTTTATGCCGATTAATTTTGCCAATTTGAACTGGGTGTTGATCAGCGAAATTGATGTTGCTGAGGCATTTGCTGCAACAGATAGAATGAAGTCATCAATTTTAATAGTGTCTTTGTTAACATTAATTGTTGTCTGTATTTCTGCGTTAAAGATCACCCGTTCTATTTTATTACCCATAGGTGGCGAACCGAAAACAATGCATCAACTTGCAATGCGTATAGCGGATGGCGATCTAACGTATGATTTTAGAGACAATGACAATGCCCAAGGTCTCTTTAAATCAATGAAACAAATGAATCAGAGTCTATTGCGCGTTATTTCAAGTATTATCTCATCCAGCTCACAACTGTCTCACACTGTTGAGCAAACTAGTGCAACAAGCTTACAAGCTAAAGCAAGTCTTGCAGAGCAACACCTGAATATTGAAACCGTTTCTTCCTCAATGCACGAAATGGCGATGACAATTGAAGAAGTGGCCAACAATGCCAAAGACTCATCAGAACAAACACAACTTGCCAAGATAAAAAGTACACAAGCAAATGATGATATTAATGCGGCACTTGTCGCTACTGAGGAACTAAAAGCAGCGTTAGCGAGTGCCAATCATGTAATTAAACAAGTTGAAAAGAAAAGTTTAGGTATTAACTCTGTACTTGAAGTAATTCAAGGCATTACAGAGCAAACAAACTTGTTAGCACTTAATGCCGCAATTGAAGCTGCACGTGCTGGTGAACAAGGTCGCGGATTTGCAGTAGTTGCAGATGAAGTAAGACAGCTTGCATTTAAAACCCAGCAGTCTACCGCAAATATTGAAACCATGATTAAAGAACTGCAAAGTGATACACAATCTGCCGTTACCACTATTGAGCAAAGCAGTGAACATGCAAATACCACACTAAATAAAGCAAAGAGTTGTGAACAAACAATGTTAACTGTGCTTAATGATATGGAGTTAATTACCCTTAACTCAGAAACAATAGCAACCGCAGCTTCGCAACAAAGCATTGCCGCGGAGGAAATAAATCAAAGTATTATCGCAATCAATAATGCTGCCCTTGAAAACGCAACAGGTGCTGAACAAATAGCGACTGCAAGCGAGGAATTAAAAGCACTCACGCAAAGCCTAAATAGGTTGAGCGCACAATTTAAACTTGCTTAA
- a CDS encoding threonine/serine exporter family protein → MNTASFTQKRRFIVKLGKMLHKFGTPSYRLEAHLENLATFFGLKASFIITPTALTFVIWTEGHEDEYTHAARVSPGELDLGALAHTDELVDKLTDYTITLEQADIALDKIANMPNPYNRLATGGAFAMSGGAFAMLMGTSWNDVLWSTLLSTVVYLFVLWAEKSRRVSHMLEPVVAVVAAVLACAISAYIDPGINIRMVVLSAIIVFIPGLALTLGLAELSARHLVSGTARVMDALMLLFKLYFGAFLGIAVGFALFGQADFIAPEPIPKWTAWLAIAILCMSLIIIFRTKAKHALWSVIAGFVAYAASILGAMYLDYALGTFIGAFAVGVYSNFFTRAANAPACIVAMQGLIVLVPGSKTYIGLNSLISGQEFVASTGIGQQTFLIFMSLVAGLIFANVALPPKKSL, encoded by the coding sequence TTGAACACTGCTAGTTTTACGCAAAAACGCCGCTTTATTGTAAAGCTTGGAAAAATGCTTCATAAGTTCGGTACCCCCTCTTACCGATTAGAAGCACACCTCGAAAATTTGGCCACGTTTTTTGGCTTAAAAGCGTCGTTTATCATCACGCCAACTGCATTAACCTTTGTTATTTGGACTGAAGGCCATGAAGATGAATACACCCACGCTGCACGTGTTTCACCCGGTGAACTTGATTTAGGTGCGCTAGCACATACCGATGAATTGGTTGATAAGCTCACTGATTACACAATTACGTTAGAGCAAGCTGACATAGCACTCGATAAAATTGCTAATATGCCTAACCCTTATAATCGACTTGCAACAGGTGGTGCTTTTGCAATGTCTGGTGGTGCATTTGCTATGTTAATGGGCACCAGTTGGAATGACGTTCTGTGGTCCACGCTTCTGAGTACTGTTGTTTACTTATTTGTGCTGTGGGCAGAAAAATCACGTCGCGTGTCGCATATGCTTGAGCCTGTTGTTGCGGTCGTAGCCGCGGTACTTGCTTGTGCAATCAGTGCTTATATTGATCCTGGCATTAATATTCGCATGGTTGTGCTCTCGGCAATAATTGTTTTTATACCAGGGCTTGCTTTGACTTTAGGTCTTGCTGAACTTTCCGCTCGTCATTTAGTTTCTGGTACAGCGCGTGTTATGGACGCGCTTATGTTGTTGTTTAAACTCTACTTTGGTGCTTTTTTGGGTATTGCTGTTGGATTTGCGCTATTTGGACAAGCAGACTTTATTGCGCCAGAACCAATACCTAAATGGACAGCTTGGCTTGCAATTGCAATATTATGTATGAGCTTAATTATCATCTTTCGTACTAAAGCTAAACATGCGTTATGGTCGGTTATTGCTGGTTTCGTTGCTTATGCGGCAAGTATTTTAGGAGCAATGTACTTAGACTACGCTCTAGGTACATTTATAGGTGCTTTTGCAGTTGGTGTTTACAGTAATTTCTTCACGCGTGCTGCCAATGCCCCTGCCTGTATTGTTGCCATGCAAGGACTCATTGTCTTGGTACCAGGTAGTAAAACGTATATTGGTTTAAATTCATTAATATCCGGACAAGAATTTGTAGCCAGTACCGGAATTGGCCAACAGACCTTTTTAATATTCATGTCTTTAGTTGCCGGGTTAATCTTTGCAAATGTTGCTTTGCCCCCAAAGAAAAGTCTCTAG